In Prunus dulcis chromosome 1, ALMONDv2, whole genome shotgun sequence, the following are encoded in one genomic region:
- the LOC117613896 gene encoding acyl-protein thioesterase 2-like: MSYNTSNTGSGSRTPRRTFEFGRTHVVRPKGNHQATIVWLHGLGDKGSSWSQLLETLPLPNIKWICPTAPSRPVALFGGFPCTAWFDMGDISEDAPDDMEGLDASAAHVANLLSTEPADIKLGVGGFSMGAATALYSATCCVLGQYGNGNPYPVNLSAIVGLSGWLPCSRTLRNRMEASNEAARRAASLPTLLCHGLGDDVVAYGHGVKSAQVLSSAGFRNLMFRTYNGLGHYTIPEETDEVCTWLTASLGLEGSRSY; this comes from the exons ATGAGCTACAATACCTCCAATACTGGTTCTG GTAGTAGAACTCCTAGAAGGACGTTTGAGTTTGGAAGGACCCATGTGGTCAGGCCCAAGGGGAACCACCAAGCGACTATAGTTTGGCTACATGGCCTTGGAGATAAGGGCTCAAG CTGGTCCCAGCTTTTGGAAACCCTTCCTCTTCCAAAT ATTAAGTGGATTTGTCCTACTGCTCCTTCTCGTCCTGTAGCATTATTTGGTGGATTTCCTTGCACTGCCT GGTTCGACATGGGGGACATTTCAGAAGATGCTCCTGATGATATGGAGGGGTTAGATGCCTCAGCAGCGCATGTTGCAAATCTTTTGTCAACAGAGCCTGCTGATA TAAAACTCGGTGTTGGGGGCTTCAGTATGGGTGCTGCAACTGCCCTCTACTCTGCCACATGCTGTGTTTTAGGGCAATATGGGAATGGAAATCCATACCCAGTTAACCTAAGTGCAATCGTTGGTCTAAGTGGATGGCTTCCATGTTCAAG AACTTTGAGGAACCGGATGGAAGCGTCGAATGAGGCTGCAAGGCGTGCAGCATCCTTGCCCACTTTGCTATGTCATGGCTTAG GCGATGATGTGGTTGCATATGGACATGGAGTGAAATCTGCACAGGTCTTAAGTTCAGCAGGATTTCGAAATCTAATGTTTAGAACATACAACGG GCTGGGGCACTATACAATCCCTGAAGAGACTGATGAAGTTTGTACTTGGCTAACTGCAAGTTTGGGGCTCGAGGGATCCCGATCATACTAG
- the LOC117615757 gene encoding CRC domain-containing protein TSO1-like isoform X3 yields the protein MDSPEIRKIKANTTSSSDSPPVQDSPVFSYINNLSPIQPVKASHLAQGFPGLNSPPLVFTSPRINSHRNTSFLKRPQYQPLSSAEKPKTQDEAKKFLDGPVDPKSTQLHMRLITDSQDCETKIRVESQQCSSSEGVDEYLADPSEVDCVDSTQSASPCLKQSNNVPETFTGSKETTLYDNKHNTGTDLGTEAKVPSEQAKEDLEGKQRFDAKPVKIIEQSDGELPYDECPNIESGLSIDNAYNREYRQHLHDQARSEQGGMHRRCLQFEEAPPCATGKRDNNSEPPSSTGESKLVKLSCADLKATSKRQMGTPLPPRCGGNSPSTVPKPSGIGLHLNSIVNAAPLVRGTTRSIKLADHYIGVQVMKSASVMSSHLPDNVRCRSISLNMVEKDSAGPEDRDESETSIAASSAAPQSPHTVVFEGHGPTHEKRGFDAENVDDYEECKQSSPKKKRKKTSSTKDSDGTKRCNCKKTKCLKLYCDCFAAGVYCAESCACQGCFNITDYEDTVLETRQHIESRNPLAFAPKIVQHEEEIQFTPSSARHKRGCNCKKSMCLKKYCECYQANVGCSSGCRCDGCKNVYGRKGEYIPIEHGVGKDNVNDKAGKERIESTFDEKLEMVATKRDILSTELYDSHNLTPLAPSFQCSDHANNVPKSPCLPTSYLPSTESDLTIISSYEKSTRSPLRHSESSDILLETSKELSDLGSYNWRVDYDNIGIVDTFSPRCDAAPTTCHITPMSDLCSVAMASSTSSKTSDWTNASQVQLCPGSHGLSSDSSLHRRSSPVTPMTRLGGTKSFQGPDFENGLYDILQDDTPEILKDSSTPIRSLKVSSPNKKRVSPPHSHNHELAASSSGALRSGRKFILKAVPSFPPLTPCIGSKGSSIIQNMSNLQDKGRKK from the exons ATGGATTCACCtgaaattagaaaaatcaaagccaacaccACGTCTTCCTCAGATTCTCCTCCAGTTCAA GACTCACCAGTTTTCAGTTACATAAACAATCTATCACCAATACAGCCTGTGAAGGCTTCACATTTAGCACAAGGGTTCCCTGGACTTAACTCTCCTCCTCTTGTGTTCACGTCACCGCGTATAAATTCACACCGGAATACAAGTTTCCTAAAAAG GCCTCAATATCAACCATTATCCAGTGCAGAAAAGCCTAAAACACAGGATGAAGCCAAGAAATTCCTTGATGGTCCAGTTGATCCCAAAAGTACCCAATTGCATATGAGATTGATTACTGATTCTCAGGACTGTGAGACTAAGATTCGTGTGGAATCTCAGCAATGCAGCTCCTCAGAGGGTGTGGATGAATACTTAGCTGATCCCTCGGAAGTAGACTGTGTAGACTCTACTCAATCAGCCAGTCCATGTTTGAAACAATCAAACAATGTGCCAGAAACATTCACTGGCTCAAAGGAaactactttgtatgacaacAAACATAATACTGGAACAGACTTAGGGACAGAAGCTAAGGTACCATCAGAGCAGGCTAAAGAGGACCTTGAAGGAAAGCAAAGATTTGATGCAAAGCCTGTGAAAATTATAGAGCAAAGTGATGGGGAGTTGCCATATGATGAATGCCCAAATATTGAATCTGGTTTATCCATCGATAATGCTTACAACAGAGAATATCGCCAACATTTACATGATCAG GCCAGAAGTGAACAAGGTGGCATGCATAGACGTTGCCTTCAGTTTGAAGAGGCTCCTCCTTGTGCCACTGGAAAAAGAGACAACAATTCAGAACCACCTTCCAGCACGGGAGAATCAAAGTTGGTGAAATTATCTTGTGCGGACTTAAAGGCAACTTCCAAGAGACAGATGGGCACCCCATTGCCACCTCGGTGTGGTGGAAACTCTCCTTCAACTGTTCCCAAGCCATCAGGTATTGGCTTGCATCTAAACAGCATAGTCAATGCTGCACCATTGGTTCGTGGTACAACAAGAAGCATAAAATTAGCAGATCACTACATTGGTGTGCAAGTTATGAAATCAGCATCTGTTATGAGCTCCCATTTACCAGATAATGTGAGGTGCCGTTCAATTTCATTGAATATGGTTGAGAAAGACTCAGCTGGTCCTGAGGACAGGGATGAATCTGAGACTTCAATTGCTGCAAGTTCTGCCGCTCCCCAGTCTCCTCACACTGTGGTATTTGAGGGTCATGGGCCTACACATGAGAAGAGGGGATTTGATGCTGAGAATGTTGACGATTATGAGGAGTGCAAGCAATCTagtccaaaaaagaaaag GAAAAAAACATCAAGCACTAAAGATAGTGATGGTACCAAACGTTGCAACTGTAAGAAGACCAAATGCTTGAAACT TTATTGTGATTGTTTTGCTGCTGGAGTCTATTGTGCCGAATCTTGTGCTTGCCAAGGATGCTTCAATATAACCGATTATGAAGACACAGTTCTTGAGACAAGGCAACATATTGAATCTCGTAATCCACTTGCATTTGCTCCCAAGATTGTACAGCAT gaagaagaaattcaaTTCACACCATCCTCGGCAAGACACAAAAGAGGGTGCAATTGCAAAAAGTCAATGTGTCTTAAAAAATATTGTGAATGCTATCAG GCAAATGTTGGATGCTCCAGTGGATGCCGGTGTGATGGATGTAAAAATGTTTATGGCAGGAAGGGAG AGTACATTCCAATAGAGCATGGTGTGGGTAAAGACAACGTTAATGACAAAGCCGGGAAGGAAAGAATAGAGAGCACATTTGATGAGAAGCTGGAAATGGTGGCAacaaagagagatattttgtcTACTGAGTTGTACGATTCTCACAACCTCACTCCATTGGCGCCATCATTTCAGTGCTCAGA CCATGCAAATAATGTACCGAAATCCCCGTGCCTTCCTACAAGTTACCTTCCATCAACCGAATCTGATCTTACCATCATATCATCTTATGAAAAATCTACAAGATCCCCTCTGAGACATTCAGAGAGCAGTGACATTCTTCTGGAAACAAGTAAAGAATTATCAGATTTAGGTTCTTACAATTGGCGTGTGGATTATGATAACATTGGAATAGTGGACACTTTTTCACCAAGATGCGATGCAGCCCCCACTACATGCCATATTACTCCAATGTCAGATCTTTGCTCAGTGGCCATGGCGTCTTCAACATCATCCAAAACAAGTGACTGGACAAATGCTTCACAAGTTCAGCTGTGCCCTGGAAGTCACGGTCTGTCATCCGATAGTTCTCTTCATAGGCGTAGTTCACCAGTCACCCCAATGACTCGGTTAGGTGGGACGAAATCTTTCCAAGGTCCTGACTTTGAAAATGGACTTTATGACATTCTGCAAGATGACACCCCTGAGATACTGAAGGACTCTTCTACTCCGATTAGGTCATTGAAAGTAAGTTCCCCCAATAAGAAGCGGGTTTCTCCTCCTCACAGCCACAATCACGAGCTTGCTGCAAGCTCTTCAGGAGCCTTGAGAAGTGGCCGCAAGTTCATATTGAAGGCTGTCCCTTCGTTCCCACCCCTTACCCCTTGTATTGGTTCCAAAGGCAGTAGTATCATTCAGAACATGAGTAATCTTCAAGACAAGGGTAGAAAGAAATGA
- the LOC117615757 gene encoding protein tesmin/TSO1-like CXC 2 isoform X2 → MDSPEIRKIKANTTSSSDSPPVQDSPVFSYINNLSPIQPVKASHLAQGFPGLNSPPLVFTSPRINSHRNTSFLKRPQYQPLSSAEKPKTQDEAKKFLDGPVDPKSTQLHMRLITDSQDCETKIRVESQQCSSSEGVDEYLADPSEVDCVDSTQSASPCLKQSNNVPETFTGSKETTLYDNKHNTGTDLGTEAKVPSEQAKEDLEGKQRFDAKPVKIIEQSDGELPYDECPNIESGLSIDNAYNREYRQHLHDQDRGGKHQDDCDHTPQSPPGRLQIVQVYENSTENVGAISKGMIGNMILHAPKARSEQGGMHRRCLQFEEAPPCATGKRDNNSEPPSSTGESKLVKLSCADLKATSKRQMGTPLPPRCGGNSPSTVPKPSGIGLHLNSIVNAAPLVRGTTRSIKLADHYIGVQVMKSASVMSSHLPDNVRCRSISLNMVEKDSAGPEDRDESETSIAASSAAPQSPHTVVFEGHGPTHEKRGFDAENVDDYEECKQSSPKKKRKKTSSTKDSDGTKRCNCKKTKCLKLYCDCFAAGVYCAESCACQGCFNITDYEDTVLETRQHIESRNPLAFAPKIVQHEEEIQFTPSSARHKRGCNCKKSMCLKKYCECYQANVGCSSGCRCDGCKNVYGRKGEYIPIEHGVGKDNVNDKAGKERIESTFDEKLEMVATKRDILSTELYDSHNLTPLAPSFQCSDHANNVPKSPCLPTSYLPSTESDLTIISSYEKSTRSPLRHSESSDILLETSKELSDLGSYNWRVDYDNIGIVDTFSPRCDAAPTTCHITPMSDLCSVAMASSTSSKTSDWTNASQVQLCPGSHGLSSDSSLHRRSSPVTPMTRLGGTKSFQGPDFENGLYDILQDDTPEILKDSSTPIRSLKVSSPNKKRVSPPHSHNHELAASSSGALRSGRKFILKAVPSFPPLTPCIGSKGSSIIQNMSNLQDKGRKK, encoded by the exons ATGGATTCACCtgaaattagaaaaatcaaagccaacaccACGTCTTCCTCAGATTCTCCTCCAGTTCAA GACTCACCAGTTTTCAGTTACATAAACAATCTATCACCAATACAGCCTGTGAAGGCTTCACATTTAGCACAAGGGTTCCCTGGACTTAACTCTCCTCCTCTTGTGTTCACGTCACCGCGTATAAATTCACACCGGAATACAAGTTTCCTAAAAAG GCCTCAATATCAACCATTATCCAGTGCAGAAAAGCCTAAAACACAGGATGAAGCCAAGAAATTCCTTGATGGTCCAGTTGATCCCAAAAGTACCCAATTGCATATGAGATTGATTACTGATTCTCAGGACTGTGAGACTAAGATTCGTGTGGAATCTCAGCAATGCAGCTCCTCAGAGGGTGTGGATGAATACTTAGCTGATCCCTCGGAAGTAGACTGTGTAGACTCTACTCAATCAGCCAGTCCATGTTTGAAACAATCAAACAATGTGCCAGAAACATTCACTGGCTCAAAGGAaactactttgtatgacaacAAACATAATACTGGAACAGACTTAGGGACAGAAGCTAAGGTACCATCAGAGCAGGCTAAAGAGGACCTTGAAGGAAAGCAAAGATTTGATGCAAAGCCTGTGAAAATTATAGAGCAAAGTGATGGGGAGTTGCCATATGATGAATGCCCAAATATTGAATCTGGTTTATCCATCGATAATGCTTACAACAGAGAATATCGCCAACATTTACATGATCAG GATAGAGGAGGTAAACATCAGGATGATTGTGATCATACCCCTCAATCTCCTCCTGGACGTTTGCAGATTGTTCAGGTGTATGAAAATTCTACTGAGAATGTTGGTGCAATATCCAAAGGAATGATTGGGAACATGATATTGCATGCTCCTAAG GCCAGAAGTGAACAAGGTGGCATGCATAGACGTTGCCTTCAGTTTGAAGAGGCTCCTCCTTGTGCCACTGGAAAAAGAGACAACAATTCAGAACCACCTTCCAGCACGGGAGAATCAAAGTTGGTGAAATTATCTTGTGCGGACTTAAAGGCAACTTCCAAGAGACAGATGGGCACCCCATTGCCACCTCGGTGTGGTGGAAACTCTCCTTCAACTGTTCCCAAGCCATCAGGTATTGGCTTGCATCTAAACAGCATAGTCAATGCTGCACCATTGGTTCGTGGTACAACAAGAAGCATAAAATTAGCAGATCACTACATTGGTGTGCAAGTTATGAAATCAGCATCTGTTATGAGCTCCCATTTACCAGATAATGTGAGGTGCCGTTCAATTTCATTGAATATGGTTGAGAAAGACTCAGCTGGTCCTGAGGACAGGGATGAATCTGAGACTTCAATTGCTGCAAGTTCTGCCGCTCCCCAGTCTCCTCACACTGTGGTATTTGAGGGTCATGGGCCTACACATGAGAAGAGGGGATTTGATGCTGAGAATGTTGACGATTATGAGGAGTGCAAGCAATCTagtccaaaaaagaaaag GAAAAAAACATCAAGCACTAAAGATAGTGATGGTACCAAACGTTGCAACTGTAAGAAGACCAAATGCTTGAAACT TTATTGTGATTGTTTTGCTGCTGGAGTCTATTGTGCCGAATCTTGTGCTTGCCAAGGATGCTTCAATATAACCGATTATGAAGACACAGTTCTTGAGACAAGGCAACATATTGAATCTCGTAATCCACTTGCATTTGCTCCCAAGATTGTACAGCAT gaagaagaaattcaaTTCACACCATCCTCGGCAAGACACAAAAGAGGGTGCAATTGCAAAAAGTCAATGTGTCTTAAAAAATATTGTGAATGCTATCAG GCAAATGTTGGATGCTCCAGTGGATGCCGGTGTGATGGATGTAAAAATGTTTATGGCAGGAAGGGAG AGTACATTCCAATAGAGCATGGTGTGGGTAAAGACAACGTTAATGACAAAGCCGGGAAGGAAAGAATAGAGAGCACATTTGATGAGAAGCTGGAAATGGTGGCAacaaagagagatattttgtcTACTGAGTTGTACGATTCTCACAACCTCACTCCATTGGCGCCATCATTTCAGTGCTCAGA CCATGCAAATAATGTACCGAAATCCCCGTGCCTTCCTACAAGTTACCTTCCATCAACCGAATCTGATCTTACCATCATATCATCTTATGAAAAATCTACAAGATCCCCTCTGAGACATTCAGAGAGCAGTGACATTCTTCTGGAAACAAGTAAAGAATTATCAGATTTAGGTTCTTACAATTGGCGTGTGGATTATGATAACATTGGAATAGTGGACACTTTTTCACCAAGATGCGATGCAGCCCCCACTACATGCCATATTACTCCAATGTCAGATCTTTGCTCAGTGGCCATGGCGTCTTCAACATCATCCAAAACAAGTGACTGGACAAATGCTTCACAAGTTCAGCTGTGCCCTGGAAGTCACGGTCTGTCATCCGATAGTTCTCTTCATAGGCGTAGTTCACCAGTCACCCCAATGACTCGGTTAGGTGGGACGAAATCTTTCCAAGGTCCTGACTTTGAAAATGGACTTTATGACATTCTGCAAGATGACACCCCTGAGATACTGAAGGACTCTTCTACTCCGATTAGGTCATTGAAAGTAAGTTCCCCCAATAAGAAGCGGGTTTCTCCTCCTCACAGCCACAATCACGAGCTTGCTGCAAGCTCTTCAGGAGCCTTGAGAAGTGGCCGCAAGTTCATATTGAAGGCTGTCCCTTCGTTCCCACCCCTTACCCCTTGTATTGGTTCCAAAGGCAGTAGTATCATTCAGAACATGAGTAATCTTCAAGACAAGGGTAGAAAGAAATGA
- the LOC117615757 gene encoding protein tesmin/TSO1-like CXC 2 isoform X1, whose translation MDSPEIRKIKANTTSSSDSPPVQDSPVFSYINNLSPIQPVKASHLAQGFPGLNSPPLVFTSPRINSHRNTSFLKRPQYQPLSSAEKPKTQDEAKKFLDGPVDPKSTQLHMRLITDSQDCETKIRVESQQCSSSEGVDEYLADPSEVDCVDSTQSASPCLKQSNNVPETFTGSKETTLYDNKHNTGTDLGTEAKVPSEQAKEDLEGKQRFDAKPVKIIEQSDGELPYDECPNIESGLSIDNAYNREYRQHLHDQLQDRGGKHQDDCDHTPQSPPGRLQIVQVYENSTENVGAISKGMIGNMILHAPKARSEQGGMHRRCLQFEEAPPCATGKRDNNSEPPSSTGESKLVKLSCADLKATSKRQMGTPLPPRCGGNSPSTVPKPSGIGLHLNSIVNAAPLVRGTTRSIKLADHYIGVQVMKSASVMSSHLPDNVRCRSISLNMVEKDSAGPEDRDESETSIAASSAAPQSPHTVVFEGHGPTHEKRGFDAENVDDYEECKQSSPKKKRKKTSSTKDSDGTKRCNCKKTKCLKLYCDCFAAGVYCAESCACQGCFNITDYEDTVLETRQHIESRNPLAFAPKIVQHEEEIQFTPSSARHKRGCNCKKSMCLKKYCECYQANVGCSSGCRCDGCKNVYGRKGEYIPIEHGVGKDNVNDKAGKERIESTFDEKLEMVATKRDILSTELYDSHNLTPLAPSFQCSDHANNVPKSPCLPTSYLPSTESDLTIISSYEKSTRSPLRHSESSDILLETSKELSDLGSYNWRVDYDNIGIVDTFSPRCDAAPTTCHITPMSDLCSVAMASSTSSKTSDWTNASQVQLCPGSHGLSSDSSLHRRSSPVTPMTRLGGTKSFQGPDFENGLYDILQDDTPEILKDSSTPIRSLKVSSPNKKRVSPPHSHNHELAASSSGALRSGRKFILKAVPSFPPLTPCIGSKGSSIIQNMSNLQDKGRKK comes from the exons ATGGATTCACCtgaaattagaaaaatcaaagccaacaccACGTCTTCCTCAGATTCTCCTCCAGTTCAA GACTCACCAGTTTTCAGTTACATAAACAATCTATCACCAATACAGCCTGTGAAGGCTTCACATTTAGCACAAGGGTTCCCTGGACTTAACTCTCCTCCTCTTGTGTTCACGTCACCGCGTATAAATTCACACCGGAATACAAGTTTCCTAAAAAG GCCTCAATATCAACCATTATCCAGTGCAGAAAAGCCTAAAACACAGGATGAAGCCAAGAAATTCCTTGATGGTCCAGTTGATCCCAAAAGTACCCAATTGCATATGAGATTGATTACTGATTCTCAGGACTGTGAGACTAAGATTCGTGTGGAATCTCAGCAATGCAGCTCCTCAGAGGGTGTGGATGAATACTTAGCTGATCCCTCGGAAGTAGACTGTGTAGACTCTACTCAATCAGCCAGTCCATGTTTGAAACAATCAAACAATGTGCCAGAAACATTCACTGGCTCAAAGGAaactactttgtatgacaacAAACATAATACTGGAACAGACTTAGGGACAGAAGCTAAGGTACCATCAGAGCAGGCTAAAGAGGACCTTGAAGGAAAGCAAAGATTTGATGCAAAGCCTGTGAAAATTATAGAGCAAAGTGATGGGGAGTTGCCATATGATGAATGCCCAAATATTGAATCTGGTTTATCCATCGATAATGCTTACAACAGAGAATATCGCCAACATTTACATGATCAG TTACAGGATAGAGGAGGTAAACATCAGGATGATTGTGATCATACCCCTCAATCTCCTCCTGGACGTTTGCAGATTGTTCAGGTGTATGAAAATTCTACTGAGAATGTTGGTGCAATATCCAAAGGAATGATTGGGAACATGATATTGCATGCTCCTAAG GCCAGAAGTGAACAAGGTGGCATGCATAGACGTTGCCTTCAGTTTGAAGAGGCTCCTCCTTGTGCCACTGGAAAAAGAGACAACAATTCAGAACCACCTTCCAGCACGGGAGAATCAAAGTTGGTGAAATTATCTTGTGCGGACTTAAAGGCAACTTCCAAGAGACAGATGGGCACCCCATTGCCACCTCGGTGTGGTGGAAACTCTCCTTCAACTGTTCCCAAGCCATCAGGTATTGGCTTGCATCTAAACAGCATAGTCAATGCTGCACCATTGGTTCGTGGTACAACAAGAAGCATAAAATTAGCAGATCACTACATTGGTGTGCAAGTTATGAAATCAGCATCTGTTATGAGCTCCCATTTACCAGATAATGTGAGGTGCCGTTCAATTTCATTGAATATGGTTGAGAAAGACTCAGCTGGTCCTGAGGACAGGGATGAATCTGAGACTTCAATTGCTGCAAGTTCTGCCGCTCCCCAGTCTCCTCACACTGTGGTATTTGAGGGTCATGGGCCTACACATGAGAAGAGGGGATTTGATGCTGAGAATGTTGACGATTATGAGGAGTGCAAGCAATCTagtccaaaaaagaaaag GAAAAAAACATCAAGCACTAAAGATAGTGATGGTACCAAACGTTGCAACTGTAAGAAGACCAAATGCTTGAAACT TTATTGTGATTGTTTTGCTGCTGGAGTCTATTGTGCCGAATCTTGTGCTTGCCAAGGATGCTTCAATATAACCGATTATGAAGACACAGTTCTTGAGACAAGGCAACATATTGAATCTCGTAATCCACTTGCATTTGCTCCCAAGATTGTACAGCAT gaagaagaaattcaaTTCACACCATCCTCGGCAAGACACAAAAGAGGGTGCAATTGCAAAAAGTCAATGTGTCTTAAAAAATATTGTGAATGCTATCAG GCAAATGTTGGATGCTCCAGTGGATGCCGGTGTGATGGATGTAAAAATGTTTATGGCAGGAAGGGAG AGTACATTCCAATAGAGCATGGTGTGGGTAAAGACAACGTTAATGACAAAGCCGGGAAGGAAAGAATAGAGAGCACATTTGATGAGAAGCTGGAAATGGTGGCAacaaagagagatattttgtcTACTGAGTTGTACGATTCTCACAACCTCACTCCATTGGCGCCATCATTTCAGTGCTCAGA CCATGCAAATAATGTACCGAAATCCCCGTGCCTTCCTACAAGTTACCTTCCATCAACCGAATCTGATCTTACCATCATATCATCTTATGAAAAATCTACAAGATCCCCTCTGAGACATTCAGAGAGCAGTGACATTCTTCTGGAAACAAGTAAAGAATTATCAGATTTAGGTTCTTACAATTGGCGTGTGGATTATGATAACATTGGAATAGTGGACACTTTTTCACCAAGATGCGATGCAGCCCCCACTACATGCCATATTACTCCAATGTCAGATCTTTGCTCAGTGGCCATGGCGTCTTCAACATCATCCAAAACAAGTGACTGGACAAATGCTTCACAAGTTCAGCTGTGCCCTGGAAGTCACGGTCTGTCATCCGATAGTTCTCTTCATAGGCGTAGTTCACCAGTCACCCCAATGACTCGGTTAGGTGGGACGAAATCTTTCCAAGGTCCTGACTTTGAAAATGGACTTTATGACATTCTGCAAGATGACACCCCTGAGATACTGAAGGACTCTTCTACTCCGATTAGGTCATTGAAAGTAAGTTCCCCCAATAAGAAGCGGGTTTCTCCTCCTCACAGCCACAATCACGAGCTTGCTGCAAGCTCTTCAGGAGCCTTGAGAAGTGGCCGCAAGTTCATATTGAAGGCTGTCCCTTCGTTCCCACCCCTTACCCCTTGTATTGGTTCCAAAGGCAGTAGTATCATTCAGAACATGAGTAATCTTCAAGACAAGGGTAGAAAGAAATGA